Proteins found in one Streptococcus iniae genomic segment:
- a CDS encoding glycoside hydrolase family 125 protein, with product MLYTKEKTQAWLEMIANKTKDHPSWAKVFEKCFTNTLDETMTKLDDGTTFILTGDIPAMWLRDSAAQVRPYLALAKEDLLLRQTILGLIERQLTFICHDPYANSFNMSENWNGHHETDKTHLTGWIWERKYEVDSLCYPLQLAYLLWQKTGESSQFNTTFFKALKTIVELWTVEQNHDNSPYRFERETNRQEDTLVNDGCGPACAYTGMTWSAFRPSDDACQYSYLVPSNMFAVVVLDYALEIIDSLFNDTYKDLAQNILTLKEAIDSGIKAYGVTQNQKGEKVFAYEVDGLGNASIMDDPNVPSLLAAPYLGYCQIDDPIYQATRRTILSPENPYYYQGEYAKGLGSSHTFYRYIWPIALAIQGLTTKDKKEKEELLDIMVACDGETGVMHESFHVDDPKKFSREWFSWANMMFCELVLDYLELEQ from the coding sequence ATGTTATATACCAAGGAAAAGACACAAGCATGGCTTGAAATGATTGCTAATAAAACAAAGGATCACCCAAGTTGGGCAAAGGTTTTTGAAAAATGTTTTACCAATACTTTAGATGAAACCATGACAAAACTGGATGATGGGACTACCTTTATTTTGACAGGTGATATTCCAGCTATGTGGCTAAGAGACTCAGCTGCCCAAGTTAGACCATATTTAGCCTTAGCTAAAGAGGATTTACTACTTAGGCAGACTATTTTAGGTTTAATTGAGCGTCAGCTGACCTTTATTTGCCATGACCCTTATGCAAATTCTTTTAACATGTCAGAAAATTGGAATGGTCATCATGAAACTGATAAAACACATCTAACGGGTTGGATTTGGGAGCGCAAATATGAGGTGGATTCCTTATGTTACCCGTTGCAATTGGCCTATTTACTCTGGCAAAAAACAGGAGAAAGCAGTCAATTTAATACTACTTTTTTTAAGGCCCTTAAAACCATTGTTGAGCTTTGGACGGTAGAGCAAAATCATGACAATTCTCCTTATCGTTTTGAGAGAGAAACAAACCGACAAGAAGATACCTTAGTTAATGATGGTTGTGGTCCTGCTTGTGCCTATACAGGGATGACCTGGTCTGCTTTTCGTCCCAGTGATGATGCTTGTCAGTATTCTTATTTAGTGCCTTCAAACATGTTTGCTGTTGTTGTGTTAGACTATGCATTAGAGATTATTGACAGTTTATTCAATGATACTTATAAGGATCTAGCCCAGAATATCCTGACCCTGAAAGAAGCCATTGATTCCGGTATTAAAGCCTATGGGGTAACACAGAACCAAAAAGGAGAGAAGGTATTTGCCTATGAAGTAGATGGTTTGGGCAATGCTTCCATTATGGATGACCCCAATGTGCCTAGCTTATTAGCTGCACCTTATTTAGGCTATTGTCAAATTGATGACCCTATTTATCAGGCGACTAGACGAACAATCTTAAGTCCTGAAAATCCTTATTACTATCAAGGAGAATACGCCAAAGGCTTGGGCAGTAGCCATACCTTTTACCGCTATATTTGGCCAATTGCCCTTGCAATTCAAGGTTTAACCACAAAGGATAAGAAAGAAAAAGAAGAACTGCTTGACATTATGGTTGCCTGTGATGGTGAAACGGGTGTTATGCATGAAAGTTTTCATGTTGATGATCCTAAGAAATTTTCACGGGAATGGTTTTCATGGGCAAATATGATGTTTTGTGAATTAGTTCTAGATTACTTAGAATTGGAGCAGTAG